Proteins encoded in a region of the Phoenix dactylifera cultivar Barhee BC4 chromosome 3, palm_55x_up_171113_PBpolish2nd_filt_p, whole genome shotgun sequence genome:
- the LOC103704108 gene encoding uncharacterized protein LOC103704108 isoform X2, with amino-acid sequence MEGKKPTASSSSSSSRIADDLFGRKEAAASSASSSSASSGYFSSVFPPASSVVGKDSAHSDLYWTLDKQRTEGRIGNAQSSRADDKCQGRPSKSHNTSNKDGKSAYPIESTESSYFGSSIHYGGREFYSSSPSMQSSGAYNNYKNNGEDDLGDSNVATRGDWWQGSLYY; translated from the exons ATGGAGGGCAAGAAACCCACCgcttcgtcttcttcttcttcttcgagaATTGCCGATGATCTTTTCGGCCGGAAGGAGGCCGCGGCTTCCTCTGCTTCCTCCTCATCCGCATCCTCTGGCTACTTCAGCAGCGTCTTCCCTCCTGCCTCATCG GTCGTGGGAAAGGATTCGGCTCATTCCGACTTGTACTGGACGTTGGACAAGCAAAGAACTGAGGGTCGGATAGGGAATGCTCAGAGCTCAAGAGCAG ATGATAAATGTCAAGGCCGCCCAAGCAAAAGCCACAACACAAGCAACAAAGATGGGAAATCAGCCTATCCTATTGAATCAACTGAATCGTCCTATTTCGGCTCTTCTATTCATTATGGTGGCAGAGAATTTTATAGCAGCTCTCCATCCATGCAGAGTTCTGGAGCTTATAATAAT TATAAAAACAATGGTGAAGATGATTTGGGTGATTCAAATGTTGCTACTAGAGGTGATTGGTGGCAAG GTTCACTTTACTATTGA
- the LOC103704105 gene encoding uncharacterized protein LOC103704105 codes for MEASRKYLCLLGLFLLAGAVGLESVDGAGECGRVPADKMALRMAPCASASHDARAPVSAQCCLVVQKLGKNPRCLCAVMLSNTAKRAGVKPAIAMTIPKRCRLAHRPVGYKCGGYTLP; via the exons ATGGAGGCCTCAAGGAAGTATCTCTGCCTTCTTGGATTGTTTCTGCTTGCAGGGGCGGTAGGATTGGAGAGTGTTGATGGAGCTGGGGAATGTGGGAGGGTTCCTGCGGATAAGATGGCTCTGAGGATGGCTCCCTGTGCGTCGGCATCGCATGATGCTCGCGCCCCGGTTTCAGCTCAATGCTGCTTGGTGGTGCAGAAGCTGGGCAAGAACCCAAGATGCCTCTGTGCTGTGATGCTCTCAAACACTGCAAAGAGAGCTGGGGTCAAGCCGGCGATAGCAATGACGATCCCCAAACGGTGCAGACTTGCACACCGCCCTGTGGGTTACAAATGTGGAG GTTATACCTTGCCTTAA
- the LOC103704108 gene encoding uncharacterized protein LOC103704108 isoform X1 produces the protein MEGKKPTASSSSSSSRIADDLFGRKEAAASSASSSSASSGYFSSVFPPASSVVGKDSAHSDLYWTLDKQRTEGRIGNAQSSRAVTPADDKCQGRPSKSHNTSNKDGKSAYPIESTESSYFGSSIHYGGREFYSSSPSMQSSGAYNNYKNNGEDDLGDSNVATRGDWWQGSLYY, from the exons ATGGAGGGCAAGAAACCCACCgcttcgtcttcttcttcttcttcgagaATTGCCGATGATCTTTTCGGCCGGAAGGAGGCCGCGGCTTCCTCTGCTTCCTCCTCATCCGCATCCTCTGGCTACTTCAGCAGCGTCTTCCCTCCTGCCTCATCG GTCGTGGGAAAGGATTCGGCTCATTCCGACTTGTACTGGACGTTGGACAAGCAAAGAACTGAGGGTCGGATAGGGAATGCTCAGAGCTCAAGAGCAG TTACACCTGCAGATGATAAATGTCAAGGCCGCCCAAGCAAAAGCCACAACACAAGCAACAAAGATGGGAAATCAGCCTATCCTATTGAATCAACTGAATCGTCCTATTTCGGCTCTTCTATTCATTATGGTGGCAGAGAATTTTATAGCAGCTCTCCATCCATGCAGAGTTCTGGAGCTTATAATAAT TATAAAAACAATGGTGAAGATGATTTGGGTGATTCAAATGTTGCTACTAGAGGTGATTGGTGGCAAG GTTCACTTTACTATTGA
- the LOC103704107 gene encoding D-inositol 3-phosphate glycosyltransferase, with amino-acid sequence MAKDHPTFSSNFYQLCCFLFVFSALTPMSFVYWSRCFAPCKTESAIALPKQNQTFDLLAYPSAWNHLSFSPGPPPRLLKIALFVKRWPRRSLAGGLERHALTLHLALARRGHEIHVFTTSSSSAFPDYPDAKIKFHATPPSPAGYLNQALAWERFRVQNTTGKPFDMIHTESVGLLHGRARNLSHLAVSWHGIAYETIHSDIVQDLLRGPQEPRPSVFTERVAKVVDEVKFFRDYAHHVATSDHVGDVLKRIYMIPEERVHIIVNGVDEETYKPDAASGREFRRKVGVPDSATLVVGLAGRLVKDKGHPLMFEALKQVFMENASFQRNVYVLVAGDGPWGNRYRELGPNLLVLGPLEQKQLASFYNSLDVFINPTLRAQGLDHTFIEAMLSGVSVMGTRFASITGSLIVGPEIGYTFLPTVDSLKKSLHRILGDGRGVLAKKGEVARNRALQLFTAAKMAAAYERLFLCISKGAEVKDNNDYCKYPLPRDRWR; translated from the coding sequence ATGGCAAAGGATCATCCCACCTTCTCCTCCAATTTCTACCAGCTCTGCTGCTTCCTCTTCGTATTTTCCGCACTAACGCCCATGTCTTTCGTATATTGGTCTCGGTGCTTTGCTCCCTGTAAAACTGAATCTGCCATCGCGCTACCAAAGCAGAACCAAACTTTTGATCTCCTTGCCTACCCTTCTGCATGGAACcacctctccttctctcccgGTCCGCCACCCAGGCTCCTCAAGATAGCTCTCTTCGTGAAGCGATGGCCGCGTCGGAGTCTTGCCGGAGGCCTGGAACGACACGCTCTCACCCTCCATCTCGCCCTCGCCCGAAGAGGCCATGAGATCCATGTCTTCACAACCTCATCAAGCTCCGCCTTTCCAGACTACCCCGATGCCAAGATAAAATTCCACGCGACCCCGCCAAGTCCCGCCGGTTACCTCAACCAGGCTCTGGCATGGGAGCGATTCCGCGTCCAGAATACCACGGGGAAACCCTTCGACATGATCCATACCGAAAGCGTCGGCCTCTTGCACGGCCGTGCCCGTAATCTCAGCCATCTTGCTGTTTCCTGGCATGGTATAGCCTACGAAACCATACATTCCGACATCGTCCAAGATCTCCTCCGTGGTCCGCAAGAGCCTCGTCCCTCCGTATTTACAGAAAGAGTCGCCAAGGTGGTTGATGAAGTCAAGTTCTTCCGCGACTATGCCCACCATGTAGCTACGAGCGATCATGTCGGAGATGTCCTCAAGAGAATATATATGATTCCAGAAGAACGAGTTCACATAATTGTAAATGGTGTCGATGAAGAAACCTACAAACCGGATGCAGCAAGCGGTAGGGAGTTCCGGAGGAAGGTCGGGGTCCCCGACAGCGCGACTCTAGTAGTAGGACTGGCGGGGAGGTTGGTGAAGGATAAAGGCCATCCATTGATGTTTGAAGCACTGAAGCAGGTCTTCATGGAGAATGCGAGCTTCCAAAGAAACGTCTACGTCCTGGTTGCTGGAGACGGACCATGGGGTAATAGATACAGGGAGCTTGGACCAAATTTACTTGTTCTGGGTCCTTTGGAGCAGAAACAATTGGCCAGCTTCTACAACTCGCTCGATGTCTTCATTAATCCGACGCTCAGAGCGCAGGGGCTGGACCATACCTTTATCGAAGCGATGCTTTCAGGTGTATCCGTGATGGGCACACGGTTTGCCAGCATCACAGGCTCTCTGATCGTGGGGCCAGAGATCGGCTACACGTTTTTGCCGACGGTCGATTCACTCAAGAAGTCCTTGCACAGAATTCTGGGAGATGGAAGAGGGGTGCTCGCGAAGAAAGGTGAGGTTGCGAGAAACAGAGCACTGCAGCTATTTACTGCGGCAAAGATGGCGGCAGCTTATGAGAGGCTCTTCCTGTGCATCTCTAAAGGCGCTGAAGTAAAAGATAATAATGATTACTGCAAATACCCACTTCCACGGGACCGATGGAGGTGA
- the LOC103704104 gene encoding rop guanine nucleotide exchange factor 7-like: protein MDDGKEKGGVGDHGHGSEDIGGEGESFSDSAEDECHGSSSSSETSSSEESRGLSSSEESSKKHSASLGWPMQNRKTSEIIGNVEKSREENSGMDKLKPNISVDIEMMKERFAKLLLGEDMSGSGKGVCTALAISNAITNLCATLFGQLWRLEPLPPEKKSMWRREMEWLLCVSDHIVELVPTWQTFPDGSKLEVMTCRQRSDLYANLPALRKLDNMLLEILDSFSDTEFWYADQGVLANESDGSASFRGTLRRQEEKWWLPVPRLPPGGLHEKTRKQLQHKRECANQILKAAMAINSNALVEMEVPESYLESLPKNGRACLGDVIYRYITSDQFSPECLLDCLDLSSEHQALEIANHVEASIYVWRRRTFAKSTNNTNRTNTRSSWGMVKDIITDAEKRELLADRAKCLLLCLKQRFPGLTQTTLDMSKIQFNKDFGKSILESYSRVLESLAYNIVARIDDLLCADDLTKHSDQYSSSIHAVGVASHKKVPVPCLVPVSGTPYATAYATPSFLPTPSMSPVLGERSPLISRKSHTRGYGVKKVLTNYLGVEVKGKETSSRAEVSAPISGVSLEA, encoded by the exons ATGGATGATGGAAAGGAGAAGGGTGGTGTTGGCGATCATGGTCATGGGTCGGAAGATATTGGGGGAGAGGGCGAGTCCTTTAGCGACTCGGCGGAAGATGAGTGCCATGGGAGTAGTTCGAGCTCTGAGACTTCGTCCAGTGAAGAGTCACGAGGCCTTAGCAGTTCCGAGGAATCATCCAAGAAGCATTCGGCATCGTTGGGTTGGCCAATGCAGAACCGCAAAACCTCTGAAATAATAGGCAATGTGGAGAAAAGTCGTGAGGAAAATAGTGGAATGGATAAGCTGAAGCCCAACATTTCAG TAGATATCGAGATGATGAAGGAGAGGTTTGCCAAGTTGTTGCTTGGAGAAGACATGTCAGGCTCTGGGAAAGGGGTCTGCACCGCATTGGCCATTTCGAATGCTATAACTAATCTCTGTG CCACTCTCTTTGGGCAGCTTTGGAGGTTGGAGCCTTTACCTCCCGAGAAGAAGTCAATGTGGCGAAGAGAAATGGAGTGGCTTCTCTGTGTTAGCGATCACATAGTCGAACTGGTACCCACTTGGCAAACATTTCCTGACGGAAGCAAGCTGGAG GTCATGACTTGCAGACAACGATCTGACCTATATGCCAATCTTCCAGCACTGCGCAAACTAGACAATATGCTTCTT GAAATATTGGACAGCTTTAGTGATACAGAGTTTTGGTATGCCGATCAAGGAGTGCTTGCAAACGAGTCTGATGGGTCGGCCTCTTTCCGTGGAACTCTTCGTCGTCAAGAAGAGAAGTGGTGGCTGCCTGTGCCTCGTTTACCTCCTGGCGGTCTCCATGAGAAGACGAGAAAGCAATTGCAGCACAAACGTGAGTGCGCAAACCAAATCTTGAAGGCTGCAATGGCTATCAACAGCAATGCTTTGGTTGAAATGGAGGTTCCTGAGTCGTATCTCGAGTCCCTTCCAAAG AATGGAAGAGCATGCCTAGGCGATGTGATATATCGCTATATCACTTCGGATCAATTTTCCCCTGAATGCCTTCTCGATTGCCTTGATTTATCCTCCGAGCACCAAGCTCTAGAGATTGCCAATCACGTCGAGGCATCAATTTATGTATGGCGTCGGAGAACGTTTGCCAAATCTACGAATAATACAAATCGAACCAACACTAGATCATCATGGGGTATGGTCAAGGATATCATTACGGATGCTGAGAAAAGAGAGTTGCTCGCTGATAGAGCCAAGTGCCTCTTGCTATGTTTGAAGCAGAGGTTCCCTGGTCTGACACAAACAACCTTGGATATGagcaaaatccaattcaacaag GATTTTGGAAAATCCATTCTGGAAAGCTATTCCAGAGTCTTGGAGAGCCTCGCGTACAACATTGTTGCTCGCATTGATGACCTGCTTTGTGCTGATGACTTGACCAAACATTCGGACCAGTATTCGTCATCGATTCACGCAGTTGGTGTCGCTTCTCACAAGAAAGTCCCAGTTCCATGCTTGGTGCCCGTCTCAGGCACTCCATATGCGACTGCTTATGCCACACCAAGCTTCTTGCCCACACCTTCAATGAGTCCAGTGCTGGGAGAGAGGTCTCCATTGATCAGCAGAAAGTCTCATACTCGTGGATATGGCGTGAAGAAAGTTCTGACAAATTATCTCGGAGTTGAGGTGAAGGGAAAAGAGACTAGCAGCAGAGCTGAGGTATCAGCACCGATTTCAGGCGTCAGTCTAGAAGCCTGA
- the LOC103704106 gene encoding uncharacterized protein LOC103704106: MFLCIEEREMEVAMKYLCILGLLVVASIAGLERANGAGECGKVPVNRMAFRMAPCASASQDAEAQVSSTCCAEVQKLGQNPSCLCAVMLSDTAKSAGVKPEVAITIPKRCNLADRPVGYKCGAYTVP, translated from the exons ATGTTTTTGTGCATTGAAGAGCGAGAGATGGAAGTTGCAATGAAGTACCTCTGCATTCTTGGATTGCTTGTGGTTGCCAGTATCGCTGGGTTGGAGAGGGCCAATGGAGCTGGGGAATGTGGGAAGGTTCCTGTGAACAGAATGGCCTTTCGGATGGCTCCGTGTGCATCAGCATCACAAGATGCCGAGGCCCAGGTTTCGAGTACGTGCTGTGCAGAGGTGCAGAAGCTAGGCCAGAACCCAAGTTGCCTCTGTGCTGTTATGCTGTCGGATACTGCAAAGAGTGCCGGAGTCAAGCCTGAAGTAGCAATCACAATTCCCAAGCGGTGCAACCTGGCAGATCGCCCTGTGGGATACAAATGTGGTG CGTATACCGTGCCTTGA